Genomic window (Lycium barbarum isolate Lr01 chromosome 2, ASM1917538v2, whole genome shotgun sequence):
AGAAAATTCATTTATCTCTTTACTTAGCTTTTTGAGATTCTCCTCTACTTTTCCCAATTTATGCTATTTTTTAAAAACTCAATAGTTACTTCAACTGCAGAACAACCGTTTGAATGATCAATGTCAGAGCCCGTttagattggcttataagttgcttataagctgttttcagtttttttgagtgtttggctggccagcttaaagttattttgtgcttaaaataagctcaaaaaaataattaggcccatttaacttagcttatctaaagcagcttataggccgaaaacagcttataagtcaaaaaaaaaaagttagactacccaacttattttttttagcttataagctgcaaacaacttatagacataagccaatccaaacgggctctcagTTTGAGAAATCCAACAGCCACTTCAATTCTAAATCAATGATTTTCTTAATTCTTCTCATTTATACACTAAAACGTTACTCCAATTCCAATCCAACCCTTTCTTACTTCTTCTCGTTTGCGTGCTACGTTATAATTTCAAAATTCCTCTCTTCACTATTAAAAATAACAGCATATGGAAGGGTAGAGAAAATCTCCATTAGTCTATGAAGGTGGCAACAGTGATAACAAAGGACATACGCCGCCCGATTCTCCCATACAAACATTTCGGTATCTTCTTGAGATTGCATAACTATAGTAAAATTATATTCTTTTGATGAACAAAATCAGAGCTCACAAATTAATCTTTTCTCTCATCTCTTCATACTTGAGAGTTGAATTCTAAGATATAGTActgcctttgtttttttttttttttttttaccctttttgggTTTAAATTTTATATGGAGGGTGATGAAAAGTTATTACTTATTAATCAAGATGTCTTTTTCTACTTTGTGGTGTACGTTTCTAATATTTAGTGTGtttattggatttttttttttaaatatttgctGAAACAATGTCTGTGGTAAGAAGAAGAGATatgaaggcaaaaaaaaaaaaaaaaaacaaaggaagatGGTAAGACAAAAGAGCAAAAAATAATACAGTACGTAGTAAAtgaacaagataaagaaaagaaaatatcatGGGAAAGAAAATAAAGATTTAATTCAGTTTGTATTAGCGTACTTTTGAAGTTAACagtctttctttttattttttttactactatttttttgtgaaattacATGAATCTTTAAAATATTGTGTTGCCTTTTTAGTTTTTATAATTAaggaaattttaaattttatggcGAGATTCGTTCTCTGCAAAATTATTATGCACGATTGGACTCGCAAAAATATATATGTGTCTTTATTGGTATATATATCCTGACATTCTATTAGCATCTCTTTCATTGTTTACTCCTTACCTTTGGAACAAAAATTTTAATCCTATGACAGTATTGAAGGATAAAAAACTATATAGAAATAAATTTAATTTTAGCGCAAAAAGCCAATGGTTTTTGTCCACATATTTCTCCCAATTTTTTGGGAGTGAGAGGCAGAAATATGTCATTTTACAAAGTTCAATGCATACATCTTATGGATTGATAGAGTTTTTTTATCGAGGAGCAGCCCATCCGGCCGGTGTATCGATCCTTTGATGATGAGTTTTGTTTTCTTCAACAAACTATACGTAGTTTGTTGGGAAAATTGACACATCATGGTTTCTCCATTCTTATTTTTTTGACATGTTAAAATATGAGAgctataaaattaaaatatttaacctTTTAAGGAAACAATTAAATATGTATTAATTAAATTGAAGAATATTATGTATTCCATCAAGTGTATTCGCTTACACTATTAATTTGTTTTGTCAAAGCATTAATTGTACGAGGAATTAAAATATAATATTTAGAAGATAACATGCAGTTTTAACAATTATATAGAAgattgaaataaaatgaaacaatatttttgtaatttttctcaAAACAATAGAAATTACTGATAGTATATTTACAACTAAAGCTCTCATAAGTTTTGTTAAAAGTATTTGAATACATTAAAACTATACAATTGAGCAGAGAACAAATGAAAAATATTTGAATACATTAAAAATAAACAATTGTGAAGAGAACGGGTCAAAAATGACTTTTTCACTTGGTATTCAAGTTTAAATAAAAATGTCATTTTATAAGTTTAATGAGGTTGTAATAACCGCGCGCTGTCAATTTACTAGTTATCTGATAATTTAGGCAGCTTGCCACTAAATGCACCTCTTAAATGCTACGAGTTGAAATAATATGCGTTATAACTAAACCATAGGCATAATTAATCCACAATTGTTGTACCTTTGAGCAGCCTTCAACAATAAAAGCAAGTGCCATGAGAGCTGCATGGCGCTTCTCCCATTCTGGCGCATCCGAGTAAGCAGACAGTTGCTCCATGGCAACATAAGCAATAGACTTACCTCCTAATGCAAGAGAAAACCGGTCTAAACACTTCCTACCAACATGGTAGTTACTTGTATCCCCTGTATCACCCAACAGGGTCTCGGCATTATGCCAAGCAGGGTCATCCTTAATATCTAGTAATAACTTCAATAACATTGCGAAACATCTGCTAATAAACAAGGGGACCCTCTTCATCATGCCTGGGGCCCTCTTCTTCGCCTCAACCAATGTTATCAAAAATTCAACTGCCAAGTGCCTCGTCCGCTCTTCCAATGTCTCAGCCTCTGTTATCTCAAACATGGTGGATACCACATCCACGAGCTGACTTCTAAAGAACCTAGGCTCATCCTCGGCCAACTCTATAAAATGTTTCAGGGCCTGCTCGTCTGCAGCCTCACCTTTGCTCAAATATGCGTCAGTCAACGTCTTCATCATTCCCGGCAACAAATCCTGGAAACGCTCCTTTTCGTTTGAACTCGGCATACGCTGAATGAATCTGATCACAGCGCTCACGGCTGCGATCCTCACATCTAGATCAATGGTATCATCATTCAGTGTATTACGGAATAGTGAGTGCAAAGCCTTTGCGGAAGGGGCTACCGTTGTTTCACTTATATTCCCAACTAGTTCAGCAAATACTACACAAGCTGCCTCTTTGAAGTAAGTAATCAATGTCGTCATCTCGGGAAGAGCCGAGAAAGTCAACAATTTTAAGAGCAAGGTTGTTGGGATCCTTTTGCTTCATCATTTCCAACATGGACTTAGCCTCCGATCGTTTCTCAATTATATCGGAGAGAAACGTTTCAAAGTTAGGCCCCAAAATCGCCTCCATTTTCAACTTGTTATCCATTACAGTATAGTAGTATTATTGAGAGAGATGGCTATGGAGTTAATAAGAATGGTTTTCTCTTATGCTAACTGAAGATTGAAAGAAATCAATATAAAACCCAAGCTGGTTTATATGGCTTTGTTTTTTTTTACTCCACATGGCAAGATATATGGGGTGTCATAGCTAGATTTAAAATGAAGAGCTGGTTTATATGGTGAAAGGCACGAAGTGCAAATTCTTTAGTAATGCAAGTGTAATTAATaaatcggaaaagggtcaaaattacctctgaactttaaaaaatagttcatccatactcttcgttatactttagggccaattatatccttaccgttatactatggggtcaattatacccttatgtctaacggctgccacgtggcatcatctcagcccttcaaaattattttaccctcaaataattttttacccactaaaataactcaaaacgacccgaattttttttttcgagcaaaaataatacggaattatttttatattttttctggaaaaataattccgtattatttttgctggaaaaaaaaaattcgggtcgttttgagttattttagtgggtaaaaaattatttgagggtaaaataattttgaagggctgagatgatgccacgtggcagccgttagacataagggtataattgaccccatagtataactgtaagggtataattggccctaaagtataacgaagggtatggatgaactatttttcaaaattcaggggtaattttgacccttttccgttaatAAATTGATTAGAAAAATAAACTGGCCGACCAaatgtaaataaaaaaaaaaagaaaaaggaaaagagtaCAAAAGGACAAAACAATGATAAAAAGATAGTCTAACATATCCCACTCTCACATGCGCACACACgttgaaaaaataaaaaggtgaaaaggaaaaaaagaaagggaATCAATGGTCCAAACGCCTAGCTTGAAATAGAGgagatttttttaaaatgtaaaatCTTTTGCACAAGTTAGAGCCACCATTTGCAATCTTTATTATGCCGGGAAGTGCTATGGTGGGTAAGCCTAGTCTAACAAAAGTGGTTTCATACTCTAGATTTAAATTTGAAATCTCGAATAATTAAGGAGGAAGGAATATTTGGGTAAATTTCATAAATAGTCATATAACTATCATTTTTTTTCTCACCAAAATCACTTAACTATATTTTCTAACACAAGAATCACGTTATTACTATCACGTTTTTTtttccaccaaagtcacttaactatgttTGCTAATACAAAAGTCGCATAACTTTGAGCTTACTAACACAAAAAACATTGTATTTGGTATGCTGAATTTTATATAAAGCAACTAAAAAGCTACCAATCACTACAAAAAATGGGTAATTGGCGAAGGTTGAAAGTTGtaattcgcggaggttttagcctccacTAGTTGTTAGAAGAGGttaaaacctccgcgaattgcaactttcaacctccgaaaattaccccctttttttttgtagtgacaaACATGGTATTATATATGCtagttttaatacatgaataactcacTTCCTAACCACAACCAAATGAATTCTTAGAGTTTAAGTTATACGCATAGTCAGTGTAAATATTTTTTTACATCATATATCAGATCATTAAAGAAATATTTACATGCAAATTAAATCTCATTAAAATGCGCAATTTGAAATTTAACATAAGTTACTTGCTACAACGGGTTAATATtttcacacccctaccaggagtatgacgggctccgacccgtaggccgggaaccacctgaatTATCCGTTACTTGAAACATTATAAACTATAACTCAaacaacacctgcacgcagaaaaggcccaatacAGAAATATCTGATCATTCAGCACATAGgttcatatgcggaccgacaagatcgccacaacataacgtatatcataaagccggcaaggctaacagtaaagtatcaagagctcaaaataaggccgacaaggccaccaatatattatacaacaatatgaaccggtggagctataaaacatctaactgtacacacacgtctacgagcctctcatataatacaaatgatcataaggacaataccaaatagactgcagctccgaagtaagtggagtgctcctgagaattcgctgatagaacacctacgggtctgatctgtctccctgcctacctgcgggcatgagcgcagcgtccacaagaagggacgtcagtacgaataatgtactgagtatataaggcatgaacataatatagatatgaaagataacatggaatatgagagataacctgtacatctggatgcctcataaggcaatgtcatctcatgcatgcttagccttttaaaaaaaatattcttatacatatatatagtaccatgcccggccattaaggcttggtgtcatatatataatatcatgcccggccatttaggctcgatgttatcatcattagcccgcgtccggggcaatatcataacatgctcacTGCAGTGgggtgcacatctacgtgccatgcccggccgactatagcgcggcgtggtgtgagaaaatacatacatatatataaagcatgcatgagagcccaatcaaaagccacaactatatcggagtgacgtaaggtcggtagcctccgattatattttGGATCAGTCATCAtcatttatcccaccttgaaggaaaaattattataaggtgagatcacaataatgaataaaatcgagaaagtcatgaaataagctcgataatctcataatagcattaaaatcataaactttggaatttctagaattaagatcttcattatcatgttcatcgtagaaaacatctcatcttaagTATCATAAGAagtttttaagaatcatgaacttctaacttctAGAAGTAAGagagttatggaaacatatatggaatcataaaataagaatcatgccttttgagaaaaatcataagatgagatcaatatcaacaaacataatcaaaatcttgaaaccagctcagtaatctcataatgacattaaaaccataactatggaatctccagaaatgggatcatcataatcctcatcatggtccttatagaaaacattcgtctttagcatcataaggattttgagaatcatgaactgctAGTGTTTTCAGAAATAAGGTATTATGAAAGGCGtgtatgcgttcataggaaatgaatcatgcctttaaaagaaagaggaatagccttaacataccttttggtctccttaactactcaacgtttgtcctcccaggctcgtaaatctatattcaagaaaatttatactattgttagactcacctttatacgcttgtcttaatccttcaaataaatctttttatagttgccgaaattcgggcagcatctcccctatttatatgcctagcccgaaatcacaatatcaacaaccaatcaacaacaacaataccaacatcatcaagaccattatccataccaatatatttcttaaaacatcccacacgatgttttccaaatttctcaactaaccaacttgtgttactactatttaataactttatctccgtaaataaactgaaattaatgccaataaggagagattcataccttgtccttgttagaaaaataatatatccaatatccaccttgaatccaagccgaaatccaccgcaaaacgatactCTAACCGTAACTCTACGTTACCCGAGCCTTGGTTAGCCCAAAATCACTTCAAACCTGCACTTTTTATGACATATTTGCCCCTATATGTGTGTTGGGCTTTAGGATCTATTTTTGGAGCTGAAAAATGGGGTCTTGACCCTTTTATAGGTGGgtaaagtcggtggcactgtagcagttactgtagcacgcgtttctgctttgtcagccgaacttgtaacgtccataattctctactcaatgaacttcattttaggcttttgaaacaccttaaaactcctaatatattaggagatatacccttccaaagttgactaaaaatctgcccataatcctgccaacttttttcaaattttcgtcaaacttattttcttcgatttgcttgatcccgaaatcttccgaaactctccatacatgatatttatcactaatcatacttgataatcaCTGATCATACAAAactggttccaaggttgtccttcccggttacgacttacaagatcatgattcatcctttacttaaacaatataattaataatgattcgttcctcacactccaaagttgttttacctagccataactcgacatacttacattcaaatttaaccagtgcttctccgaggtatgGGATGTAacactgaaagtgcggggtgtaacaaataTAAACCTGACAGTGTATAAATTACCTTCACTGAAGATGTATATTACACAAACTCTACTTTAAATACTTATTTTTAATATATACTTCAAGAAACTTAAATCAATGTTTAATTTGGAGTTTCTTATCTAGAGTGAAGCTAGACATTTAAAGTAAGTCATCTCAAGAATTTTACATGAGGAAATATGTGACGAAAGAAAAATACAAAGAA
Coding sequences:
- the LOC132624988 gene encoding uncharacterized protein LOC132624988, which produces MTTLITYFKEAACVVFAELVGNISETTVAPSAKALHSLFRNTLNDDTIDLDVRIAAVSAVIRFIQRMPSSNEKERFQDLLPGMMKTLTDAYLSKGEAADEQALKHFIELAEDEPRFFRSQLVDVVSTMFEITEAETLEERTRHLAVEFLITLVEAKKRAPGMMKRVPLFISRCFAMLLKLLLDIKDDPAWHNAETLLGDTGDTSNYHVGRKCLDRFSLALGGKSIAYVAMEQLSAYSDAPEWEKRHAALMALAFIVEGCSKVMIKNLEQLVTIVLDCCQDPHPRVRWAVCYAIHELLRQFSPHLQEKYHNQVFLALAAAMDDSYPQVQVCPTVYECCKFPKKQLQAKTRLDYH